One part of the Vitis riparia cultivar Riparia Gloire de Montpellier isolate 1030 chromosome 15, EGFV_Vit.rip_1.0, whole genome shotgun sequence genome encodes these proteins:
- the LOC117931707 gene encoding uncharacterized protein LOC117931707, with product MSALNSSFSYTDNSMQRRQFQIERRPRMLKDFLIDDSNSCSSNGFKSFPRKASHCTVRNLLECDGGERGSNSNNKSTFLRSRSTAAATTISAFQKASEIVINAVKSPSFLQRSLKRRFWRRNSTEEGGMTVTVIRVKDIVRMRSFRDVIEEKSAPSDSTGSITTTATTSSNGSSWCGSDFTADYVQSWSGNSEEYSGANAVKVGEKYLPGVGDGNANTTTRTTMSIDAVGPKEELRCEEKEQHSPVSVLDCPFTEDAEPFSFFIRDEEEEEAEEKAMQLLDQVKAAGSVEFSKANLNDDLLLEFFRDELMKKSRGNQTVDKEVDAEILKIAEAWLKGEFEWGVETEKEACIRDMERGGRWRKFEEEEEEMALELEVLVFEILEDELLGDLFVN from the exons ATGTCTGCCTTGAATTCTTCATTCTCATACACCGATAATTCGATGCAAAGAAGGCAGTTTCAAATCGAGCGCAGACCTCGAATGCTGAAAGATTTCCTTATAGACGATTCGAATTCATGTTCGTCAAACGGATTCAAATCCTTTCCTCGCAAAGCGAGCCACTGTACCGTACGGAACCTTCTCGAGTGCGATGGCGGAGAAAGAGGATCAAATTCAAACAATAAAAGTACATTTCTCAGAAGCCGATCCACGGCAGCGGCGACGACAATCTCGGCGTTTCAGAAGGCTTCGGAGATCGTGATCAACGCCGTTAAGTCGCCGTCGTTTTTACAAAGAAGCCTGAAACGGAGGTTTTGGAGGAGGAATAGTACCGAGGAGGGGGGGATGACGGTAACAGTTATTAGAGTCAAGGATATTGTGCGGATGAGATCGTTCCGAGACGTGATCGAGGAGAAATCAGCACCGTCGGATTCAACGGGGTCCATCACCACCACCGCCACAACCAGTAGTAACGGTTCTAGCTGGTGCGGGAGTGATTTTACAGCGGATTATGTGCAGTCGTGGAGCGGCAACTCCGAGGAGTACTCAGGTGCGAATGCGGTCAAAGTGGGAGAAAAGTATTTACCAGGTGTCGGCGACGGTAATGCAAATACGACAACGAGGACGACAATGAGCATCGATGCGGTGGGCCCCAAG GAAGAGTTACGATGTGAGGAGAAAGAGCAGCACAGCCCTGTTTCAGTACTTGATTGTCCCTTCACTGAAGATGCAGAGCcattctcctttttcattcgggatgaagaagaagaagaagccgAAGAGAAGGCAATGCAGCTACTGGATCAAGTGAAAGCAGCGGGGTCGGTAGAATTTAGTAAAGCCAATTTGAATGATGATCTATTATTAGAGTTCTTCAGAGatgaattgatgaaaaaaaGCAGAGGAAATCAAACCGTGGATAAGGAAGTAGATGCCGAGATATTGAAGATAgcagaagcttggttgaagggAGAGTTTGAATGGGGCGTGGAGACTGAGAAGGAGGCTTGTATTAGAGATATGGAGAGGGGAGGGAGGTGGCGAAAgtttgaggaggaagaggaagaaatggctttggagCTGGAGGTCTTAGtgtttgaaattttggaggATGAGCTTTTGGGTGATTTGTTTGTAAATTAG
- the LOC117932562 gene encoding vestitone reductase-like: MEGEKGRVCVTGGTGFIASWLVMKLLQHGYSVNATIRSHPQSKKDISYLTNLPGASDRLQIFKADLSEPQSFDAAIEGCIGVFHVAHPVDFEEGEPQETVIRRSVEGTLGILKGCLKSKTVKRVVYTSSTAAVVYNNKDEDIMDESSWSDIDVINSIKPLGSSYVISKTRIERAALEFAEQHGLDLVSLIPSFVVGPFICPGFPGSVHLILAMILGNQHHYQYLKNTSMVHVDDVASAHIFLLEYPDAKGRYICSSDILTLNEMSELLSAKYPQLPIPTIDSLKEIQGFRIPGASSKKLLDAGFKYKYGVDEMFDEAIQCCKEKGFLNFLPYSIS, translated from the exons ATGGAAGGTGAGAAAGGGAGGGTGTGTGTAACAGGTGGTACAGGATTCATAGCCTCATGGCTCGTCATGAAGCTTCTTCAACATGGTTACTCTGTTAATGCCACCATTCGATCTCACCCTC AAAGCAAGAAAGACATTAGCTACCTAACAAACCTACCGGGAGCATCGGACAGGCTCCAAATCTTCAAGGCAGATCTCAGTGAGCCCCAGAGTTTTGATGCAGCCATTGAAGGATGTATTGGAGTTTTCCATGTTGCTCATCCCGTGGATTTTGAAGAGGGAGAACCCCAGGAAACTGTGATCAGAAGATCAGTGGAAGGAACTTTAGGAATTTTAAAGGGTTGCCTGAAGTCAAAGACAGTGAAGCGAGTTGTGTACACTTCTAGTACAGCTGCTGTCGTGTACAATAACAAGGATGAAGACATAATGGATGAGAGTTCATGGAGTGATATAGATGTGATCAATTCTATAAAGCCCTTAGGATCGTCATATGTGATTTCCAAGACAAGAATCGAAAGGGCAGCCCTTGAATTTGCAGAACAACATGGATTGGATCTGGTGTCTTTGATCCCTTCTTTTGTAGTTGGTCCCTTCATTTGTCCTGGTTTTCCAGGTTCAGTCCACTTGATACTGGCTATGATCTTGG GTAACCAGCACCACTATCAATATCTAAAGAACACATCAATGGTGCATGTAGATGATGTAGCCAGTGCACACATCTTTCTTCTGGAATACCCAGATGCAAAAGGCAGGTATATTTGTTCATCAGACATACTAACACTTAATGAGATGTCTGAGCTTCTCTCTGCCAAGTACCCACAACTTCCAATACCCACAATAGA tTCTTTGAAGGAGATTCAAGGTTTCAGAATACCTGGGGCATCATCAAAGAAGCTTTTGGATGCTGGGTTCAAATACAAGTATGGGGTGGATGAAATGTTTGACGAAGCAATCCAATGCTGCAAAGAAAAGGGTTTTCTAAATTTCTTACCGTACAGCATCTCTTAA
- the LOC117931809 gene encoding UDP-galactose/UDP-glucose transporter 4-like, with the protein MKNEEQARSLFGISLSDRPKWQQFLICSSGFFFGYLVNGICEEYVYNRLQFSYGWYFTFVQGFVYLVLIYFQGFTTKQMVNPWKTYVKLSAVLMGSHGLTKGSLAFLNYPAQLMFKSTKVLPVMVMGAFIPGLRRKYPAHEYVSAVLLVVGLILFTLADAHTSPNFSVIGVLMVSGALVMDSFLGNLQEAIFTLNPDTTQMEMLFCSTVIGLPFLIPPMLFTGELFKAWSSCSQHLYVYGVLVFEAMATFIGQVSVLSLIAIFGAATTAMVTTARKAVTLLLSYLIFTKPLTEQHGSGLLLIAMGIVLKLLPDNKPYKKASLESPTIEKTANPFLREEEKSEETRPLV; encoded by the exons ATGAAGAATGAGGAGCAAGCTCGGTCCCTGTTCGGAATCTCTCTCTCTGACAGACCCAAATGGCAGCAATTCCTCATTTGCTCTTCTGGGTTCTTCTTTGGTTACCTTGTTAATGGCATTTGTGAG GAATATGTGTACAACAGGCTCCAATTCAG cTATGGTTGGTACTTTACATTTGTTCAAGGTTTTGTGTACCTTGTTCTGATTTACTTCCAGGGTTTCACCACCAAGCAAATGGTGAATCCATGGAAGACTTATGTGAAGCTCTCTGCTGTTCTTATGGGTTCTCATGGACTCACCAAAGGGTCTTTGGCTTTTCTTAATTACCCTGCTCAGCTCATGTTCAAATCCACCAAG GTTCTTCCTGTGATGGTAATGGGGGCATTCATCCCGGGCCTAAGACGCAAATACCCTGCTCATGAATACGTATCTGCAGTACTTCTAGTGGTGGGTTTGATCCTTTTCACCTTAGCAGATGCTCACACATCGCCTAATTTCAGCGTGATCGGTGTTTTGATGGTGTCTGGTGCCCTGGTCATGGACTCTTTTCTTGGTAACTTGCAAGAAGCTATCTTTACCTTAAACCCCGATACCACTCAG ATGGAGATGCTCTTCTGCTCAACCGTCATCGGTCTCCCCTTCTTGATCCCACCAATGCTTTTCACAGGAGAATTGTTCAAAGCATGGAGTTCATGTTCTCAG CATCTGTACGTGTATGGGGTTTTGGTGTTTGAAGCCATGGCCACCTTCATCGGCCAAGTCTCGGTCCTCTCCCTCATAGCCATCTTCGGTGCTGCCACAACCGCCATG GTGACCACGGCTCGAAAGGCGGTGACGTTACTGTTATCTTATTTGATATTCACTAAGCCATTAACCGAGCAGCATGGGAGCGGGCTCTTGCTGATAGCCATGGGGATTGTTTTGAAGCTTTTGCCCGATAACAAACCCTACAAGAAGGCCTCATTGGAGTCACCTACCATTGAAAAAACTGCAAACCCTTTTCTCAGGGAAGAAGAGAAAAGTGAAGAGACGAGACCCCTTGTTTGA
- the LOC117931894 gene encoding two-component response regulator ARR1-like codes for MGSEKASSSSVTPTEEFKGHRDICVLVVDCDPTCLMIVSGMLRALTYEVLTVDRAVDALAMTLEGGFGVDLVMTELHMPDMYGLDLLDEIRRTSKLPVVIMSADSNEDVMLRSLRRGAEYYVVKPVSMEDVTDFWQYVFKRRRQKLSLETEKKGSSNVTIVEVVESFEEEDESDGDEYSAVSDGEKSYQESTVETRKEEEEDTLTSPMPKKPKLNIAGSSASGTADNGSGLCTNPIEDEQLIPPPQPWLPPPPQEQGTDKKSEAETEDDHEGSDMAKGGDQLFPK; via the exons ATGGGCAGTGAGAAAGCATCTTCATCATCAGTTACTCCTACTGAAGAATTTAAAGGGCACAGAGACATCTGTGTTTTGGTTGTGGATTGTGATCCCACCTGCCTCATGATCGTTTCAGGAATGCTCAGAGCCTTGACATATGAAG TTTTGACTGTTGATCGAGCTGTGGATGCTTTGGCAATGACATTAGAAGGAGGGTTTGGAGTTGACCTCGTTATGACGGAGCTTCACATGCCTGACATGTATGGACTCGACCTTCTTGATGAAATCAGAAGAACATCCAAATTGCCTGTTGTCA TTATGTCTGCTGATTCGAATGAGGATGTGATGTTAAGAAGTCTTAGGAGAGGCGCTGAGTATTATGTCGTGAAGCCAGTTTCAATGGAGGATGTGACGGACTTTTGGCAGTATGTCTTTAAGAGAAGACGACAGAAACTCAGTCTAGAAACTGAAAAGAAGGGGAGTAGTAATGTAACTATTGTTGAGGTTGTTGAATCATTCGAGGAAGAAGACGAATCGGATGGAGATGAATATAGTGCGGTGAGTGATGGGGAGAAGAGTTATCAAGAGTCCACTGTAGAGACCAGgaaagaagaggaggaagataCCCTGACTTCACCCATGCCCAAGAAGCCAAAGCTGAATATTGCTGGAAGCTCTGCCTCTGGAACTGCAGACAATGGGTCGGGTTTGTGCACCAACCCCATTGAAGACGAACAGCTCATACCGCCCCCACAACCATGGCTGCCGCCACCACCACAGGAGCAGGGAACAGATAAGAAATCTGAGGCTGAAACAGAAGATGATCATGAGGGGTCTGATATGGCGAAAGGCGGCGACCAACTGTTCCCCAAATAG
- the LOC117932685 gene encoding flap endonuclease GEN-like 1 has protein sequence MGVGGSFWELLKPYARPEGFDYIRNKRVAVDLSFWIVQQETATKANVRNPHLRLTFFRTINLFSKFGAFPVFVVDGTASPLKSQARIARFFRGSGIDLSGLPVVEEGVSVERNAEFSRRVQECVELLELLGIPVLKAREEAEALCAQLNSEGHVDACITADSDAFLFGAKCVIKCLRPNCKEPLECYHMSDIEAGLGLKRKHLIAISLLVGNDYDLNGVQGIGLDTAVRFVQGFSEDEILNRLHEKGNGATMFDGAVKSMDDSIPCLDERSPRPKVPHCSTFPMKGCLEKPEGFACDCSISDVDHKEKEQKKQEMDDSIPSLDERSPRPKVPHCSICGHPGRKKSHLKFSCDFCGTFPRKGCLEKPEGFVCDCSTCDMDRKEKAQKKQENWRLRVCKKIAMEQNFPNNEIIELYLSNNHGHFTENDGPHISWESPKTEVLVDFLAYHQHWEPSYIRQRMLPMLSTIFFREKALNPTNTLLYGQYEFDSIQRVKVRFGHQFFVVKWKKAVHAMASVTYTIPGDSDIEQVKLTEVDESIDLLDECNVPQIHVDDGCWFLLTDENMDLVRAAFPEEVNRFLLEKELKESKRRNKSGLRSEGVEEMPDSPKSKGVQLSITEFYRSAKVIFHEKPGEDSAGNSDAQGRETSTEKRKASDSKLSKSVRRRLLFG, from the exons ATGGGGGTGGGAGGGAGTTTTTGGGAATTACTGAAACCCTATGCCCGACCCGAAGGCTTCGATTACATCCGAAACAAACGGGTGGCTGTGGATCTCTCTTTCTGGATAGTCCAACAAGAAACCGCCACTAAAGCCAATGTTCGGAACCCTCACCTCAGACTCACTTTCTTCCGTACGATAAATCTCTTCTCTAAG TTTGGCGCGTTTCCGGTGTTTGTTGTGGATGGAACTGCGTCGCCCTTGAAATCTCAGGCAAGGATTGCACGGTTCTTCCGTGGTTCTGGAATTGATTTGTCGGGTTTGCCGGTGGTTGAGGAGGGTGTTTCGGTGGAAAGGAATGCCGAATTCTCAAGACGCGTTCAAGAGTGTGTT GAACTGCTTGAACTTCTTGGTATTCCTGTACTGAAAGCAAGAGAAGAGGCTGAAGCTCTTTGTGCCCAGTTAAATAGTGAAGGCCATGTAGATGCTTGCATCACAGCTGACAGTGATGCATTCCTCTTTGGGGCTAAATGTGTGATAAAATGCCTCCGACCCAATTGCAAG GAACCCTTGGAATGCTACCACATGTCAGATATTGAAGCTGGTCTTGGCCTGAAGAGGAAACACTTGATAGCCATCTCTCTTTTGGTTGGCAATGACTATGATTTAAATGGGGTACAAGGGATTGGGCTTGACACTGCTGTTCGTTTTGTCCAAGGCTTTAGTGAAGATGAGATTCTGAATAG GTTACATGAAAAAGGCAATGGGGCAACTATGTTTGATGGGGCTGTTAAATCTATGGATGATTCTATTCCCTGTTTGGATGAGAGATCACCAAGGCCAAAAGTTCCTCATTGTTCCACCTTTCCTATGAAGGGCTGCTTGGAAAAACCAGAGGGGTTTGCATGTGATTGCTCCATCTCTGACGTG GACCATAAGGAAAAGGAACAAAAGAAGCAAGAGATGGATGATTCCATACCCAGTTTAGATGAGAGGTCACCAAGGCCAAAAGTTCCTCATTGTTCCATCTGTGGGCATCCAGGTCGCAAGAAATCTCATCTCAAGTTTTCTTGTGATTTTTGTGGCACCTTTCCTAGGAAGGGCTGCTTGGAAAAACCAGAGGGGTTTGTATGTGATTGCTCCACCTGTGACATG GATCGAAAAGAAAAGGCACAGAAGAAGCAAGAAAATTGGCGGTTAAGGGTTTGCAAAAAGATTGCCATGGAGCAGAATTTCCCAAATAATGAGATTATTGAATTGTATTTGAGCAATAACCATGGGCATTTTACTG AAAATGATGGACCTCATATATCATGGGAAAGCCCAAAAACAGAGGTGCTTGTTGATTTCTTAGCTTATCATCAGCATTGGGAGCCGTCTTATATTCGTCAAAGGATGCTTCCTATGTTGTCTACCATCTTCTTCCGAGAAAAGGCTTTGAATCCAACGAATACGTTGCTATATGGGCAGTATGAGTTTGATTCTATTCAGCGTGTGAAGGTAAGGTTTGGGCATCAATTTTTTGTGGTCAAATGGAAGAAGGCTGTACATGCAATGGCTAGTGTTACCTATACAATCCCTGGTGACTCTGATATAGAGCAAGTGAAGCTAACAGAAGTTGATGAATCCATTGATCTATTGGATGAGTGCAATGTTCCTCAGATTCATGTTGATGATGGGTGCTGGTTTTTGTTGACCGATGAGAATATGGACTTAGTTCGGGCTGCTTTTCCAGAGGAAGTTAACAGATTTCTGCTGGAAAAG GAACTGAAAGaatcaaaaagaagaaataagtCTGGTTTAAGATCTGAAGGGGTGGAAGAAATGCCAGATTCGCCAAAATCAAAAGGAGTCCAGCTAAGTATTACTGAATTTTACCGTTCAGCAAAAgtaatttttcatgaaaaaccaGGAGAAGATTCAGCTGGGAATTCAGATGCCCAGGGTAGAGAGACCTCAACTGAAAAGAGAAAAGCCTCGGATTCAAAGCTTTCCAAGTCTGTTAGACGACGCCTTTTGTTTGGTTAG